A genomic segment from Aegilops tauschii subsp. strangulata cultivar AL8/78 chromosome 1, Aet v6.0, whole genome shotgun sequence encodes:
- the LOC109771438 gene encoding LOW QUALITY PROTEIN: putative disease resistance protein RGA3 (The sequence of the model RefSeq protein was modified relative to this genomic sequence to represent the inferred CDS: deleted 1 base in 1 codon): protein MEVAVGVASSLLGKVFTKLSDDLVAAYVDSLELGHNSQQIKTKLLHTQGLLQVAEGRDVSNVTALQALLEELSKKADEAEDSLDELHYFKIQDQLDGTNYAAPDLGDSLRGHARHGGHAARHTIGNWFPCFSCSRAQDDDSAPTAVANSPHHYATNSATASADDDGDVDKLHFDRVTMSRKIKSVINDIHSLCDPVSDLLNKVPSSSTAVTLKRPHIGSTIIQDTLHGRRDIFEKIVNDITSGTHHGQTVSVLPIVGPGGIGKTTFTQHLYNDGRTEEHFAVMVWVCVSTDFDVLKLTQQILNCIPATENEIAIETTNLDRLQKSIAQRLKTKRFLIVLDDIWKCDSEDEWKTLLAPFTKGDAKGSMILVTTRFPKLARMMKTVDSVELQGLESNDFFTFFEACIFGEHKPRDYEDDLACIAREIASKLKGFPLAAKTVGRLLKKNLSREHWNGVLHNHEWRNQKNDNDIIPSLKISYDYLPFDLKKCFSYFSLYPEDCRFSTSGINRFWIAIGIIDSSHRSDKNYMEDLMENGFLMKEVSKYPPFDEYYVMHDLMHELSRIVSAQECLNISDLDFRAEAIPQSIRHLSITIENRYDEKFREEMGKLKGRIDIVNLRTLMIFREYEERIVEILKDTFKETKGLRILVIAVKSLESLPRSFSKLIHLQYLQIRSPNVTEMTLPSTLSRFYHLKSLDLSRWCGSSNLPKDISRLVNLRDFLAKKELHSNVPEVGKIKYLHELKEFHVKKDIDGFDLRELGELRELGGTLSIHNLENVATKEEASDAKLMLKRDLKELTLVWGREQPTDVHADILDALQPHSNLTALGIINHGGTTCPGWLCPVIRVNNLETLHLHGVSWGTLPPFGQLPYLRELSLKSITGLRQFGPDYGGVTGKCLLQLKKVVFHDLSELVQWVVEPNCHMFTGLETIDCRNCPNLCVVPFSEYSCTTLSRLCIDSCPKLCLPPMPHTSTLTYFAVEESLYCNGKKLEVCEYAGALAFHNLGEVEDMSIGDVSHISWTDLEKLKSLKELAVGRCDSMFCGELDGSVIFHNMDKVESLRVDVSHLTGKLLSKVFNSCPTLVELDIRSLYGDDEARAIHFPSSRSLRKLNFLMTKGLVLLPAEDGGGIHDIASLQSLNILHCNKLFSRWPMGGAPMANPFPASLRELYITGESSMRSMALLSNLTSLTHLSLVDCENLTVDGFNPLITVNLKEFEVWNDRGNSIAVDLLSEVARSKSMHAGSFQLERLSVDSILAALVAPICSDLSATLHKLQFHGDEQANGFTEEQENALHLLTSLQKLEFTSCKVLQSLPQGLHRLSSLKELKSTVVLNSDGCQRRASPLRFKF, encoded by the exons ATGGAGGTGGCTGTCGGCGTGGCGAGCTCGCTCCTTGGCAAGGTGTTCACGAAGTTATCTGATGACCTGGTGGCCGCGTATGTCGACAGCCTCGAGCTCGGCCACAACTCCCAGCAGATCAAAACAAAACTGTTGCACACACAAGGGCTGCTGCAAGTGGCCGAGGGGAGGGACGTGAGCAATGTCACCGCCCTGCAGGCCTTGTTGGAGGAGCTGAGCAAGAAGGCCGACGAGGCGGAGGACTCGCTGGATGAGCTCCACTACTTCAAGATCCAGGACCAGCTTGACGGCACCAACTATGCGGCACCGGATCTCGGCGATAGCCTCCGCGGCCATGCTCGCCATGGTGGCCATGCTGCTCGCCACACCATCGGTAACTGGTTCCCATGCTTTTCTTGCTCGCGTGCGCAAGATGATGATTCTGCTCCTACTGCTGTTGCCAATAGCCCACACCACTATGCAACCAACTCTGCTACTGCTAGTgctgatgatgatggcgatgtcGATAAGTTACATTTCGACAGAGTCACCATGTCCAGAAAAATTAAGTCAGTGATAAATGACATACACTCTTTGTGTGATCCCGTCTCTGATTTGCTCAACAAAGTTCCAAGCAGCAGCACAGCCGTCACCCTAAAACGGCCTCACATAGGGTCCACAATTATACAAGATACACTGCACGGGAGGAGAGACATTTTTGAGAAAATTGTCAATGATATCACAAGTGGCACACATCACGGTCAAACTGTTTCTGTTCTTCCTATAGTTGGCCCGGGGGGTATTGGAAAGACAACTTTCACCCAACACCTGTATAATGATGGTAGGACTGAAGAGCACTTTGCTGTTATGGTTTGGGTGTGTGTATCAACTGATTTTGATGTGTTGAAACTCACCCAACAGATTCTTAACTGCATACCTGCAACTGAAAATGAAATTGCAATTGAAACAACCAATCTAGACAGACTTCAAAAATCCATTGCGCAGAGACTGAAGACCAAAAGGTTCTTAATTGTCTTGGATGATATATGGAAATGCGATAGTGAGGATGAGTGGAAAACCTTGCTAGCTCCATTCACAAAAGGGGACGCCAAAGGCAGCATGATACTTGTCACAACTCGATTCCCAAAACTAGCAAGAATGATGAAAACAGTTGATTCAGTAGAACTGCAAGGCTTGGAGTCTAATGACTTCTTCACATTCTTTGAAGCATGTATATTTGGTGAACATAAGCCCAGGGATTATGAAGATGACTTAGCTTGTATTGCAAGAGAAATTGCAAGCAAGTTAAAGGGCTTCCCACTAGCAGCCAAAACAGTTGGTCGACTATTGAAGAAAAATCTTTCCCGGGAACATTGGAATGGAGTTCTTCACAATCATGAGTGGCGAAACCAGAAAAATGATAATGATATTATACCATCTTTGAAAATTAGCTACGACTACCTCCCTTTCGATCTGAAAAAATGCTTCTCATATTTTTCCCTTTATCCTGAAGATTGTAGGTTTAGCACTTCAGGAATTAATCGTTTTTGGATTGCAATAGGCATCATAGACTCTAGCCACCGAAGCGATAAGAATTACATGGAAGATCTAATGGAAAATGGTTTTCTCATGAAGGAGGTTTCTAAATATCCTCCTTTTGATGAATACTATGTAATGCATGATTTAATGCATGAGCTATCTCGGATTGTCTCTGCACAAGAATGCCTCAATATAAGTGATCTAGATTTTAGAGCTGAGGCCATCCCACAATCTATTCGGCACCTATCCATCACCATAGAGAATAGATATGATGAAAAATTTAGGGAAGAAATGGGTAAACTAAAAGGAAGGATAGACATTGTAAATCTACGGACATTGATGATTTTTAGAGAATATGAAGAAAGAATCGTTGAGATCTTAAAAGATACGTTTAAAGAAACAAAAGGCCTGCGCATCCTAGTTATAGCAGTGAAGTCCCTTGAATCTCTGCCACGAAGCTTTTCAAAACTTATCCACCTTCAGTACCTGCAAATTCGATCACCCAATGTCACAGAAATGACTTTACCTAGCACACTATCCAGATTTTATCACTTGAAATCCTTGGACCTAAGTCGGTGGTGTGGTAGTTCTAATTTGCCTAAAGACATTAGCCGCCTTGTGAATTTACGCGATTTCCTCGCTAAGAAAGAACTCCACTCCAATGTTCCTGAGGTTGGAAAGATAAAGTATCTGCATGAGCTAAAAGAATTCCATGTTAAGAAAGATATTGATGGATTTGATTTAAGAGAGTTGGGGGAATTGAGAGAGCTTGGGGGAACACTCAGTATACATAATCTTGAAAATGTGGCAACCAAGGAAGAAGCTAGTGATGCCAAATTGATGTTGAAAAGGGATTTGAAAGAGTTGACATTAGTATGGGGCAGAGAGCAACCGACTGATGTACATGCTGATATTCTTGATGCTCTTCAACCACACTCTAACCTTACAGCACTTGGCATTATAAATCATGGTGGCACCACTTGTCCTGGTTGGCTGTGTCCTGTGATAAGGGTAAACAATTTAGAGACTCTCCATTTACACGGCGTGTCTTGGGGAACTCTTCCACCTTTTGGGCAGCTACCATATCTCAGGGAACTCAGCTTGAAGAGCATTACTGGGCTGCGTCAGTTTGGTCCTGACTATGGTGGTGTTACAGGCAAATGTCTTTTGCAGTTGAAGAAAGTTGTGTTTCATGACTTGTCAGAGCTTGTCCAGTGGGTTGTGGAACCTAATTGCCATATGTTTACAGGTCTTGAAACCATCGACTGCAGAAATTGTCCGAATCTATGTGTGGTGCCCTTCTCGGAGTACTCTTGTACCACTTTGTCCAGGCTTTGCATTGATAGTTGCCCCAAATTGTGTCTGCCCCCCATGCCTCACACCTCCACACTAACATATTTTGCTGTTGAAGAAAGTTTGTATTGCAACGGAAAAAAATTGGAGGTTTGTGAGTATGCCGGTGCTTTGGCCTTCCACAATCTGGGTGAAGTAGAGGATATGAGTattggagatgtatcacacaTTTCATGGACAGACCTCGAAAAGCTTAAATCCTTGAAAGAACTAGCTGTCGGAAGATGCGACAGCATGTTCTGCGGAGAACTGGATGGCAGTGTTATCTTCCACAACATGGACAAAGTTGAGAGTCTCAGAGTAGATGTATCTCATCTTACCGGAAAATTGCTGTCAAAAGTGTTCAATAGTTGCCCAACTCTTGTTGAACTTGATATAAGATCTTTATATGGAGACGATGAGGCACGAGCAATACATTTCCCATCATCCAGATCACTGCGGAAACTTAACTTCTTGATGACGAAGGGCCTGGTTCTTCTGCCTGCAGAGGATGGAGGAGGTATCCATGACATCGCGTCGCTTCAATCATTAAACATACTGCATTGCAACAAGTTGTTCTCTCGGTGGCCCATGGGAGGAGCTCCGATGGCCAACCCTTTCCCTGCTTCCCTCAGGGAACTTTATATTACGGGAGAGTCAAGCATGCGGTCAATGGCTCTGCTCTCAAACCTCACGTCTCTCACCCATCTAAGTCTAGTGGACTGTGAAAATTTAACAGTGGATGGGTTCAATCCTCTCATCACAGTCAACCTCAAGGAATTTGAGGTCTGGAACGACAGAGGCAACTCTATAGCAGTGGATCTGCTCTCAGAGGTGGCAAGGAGCAAATCAATGCATGCGGGTTCCTTCCAATTGGAGAGACTGAGCGTGGATAGCATCTTGGCAGCACTTGTTGCTCCCATTTGTAGCGACCTCTCTGCCACCCTCCACAAATTGCAATTCCATGGTGATGAGCAGGCAAACGGCTTCACGGAAGAGCAAGAGAATGCGCTTCATCTCCTCACCTCCCTCCAGAAACTAGAATTTACCAGTTGCAAGGTTCTGCAGTCCCTCCCTCAAGGATTACATCGCCTTTCTTCTCTCAAGGAATTA AAGTCCACCGTTGTCCTGAACTCCGATGGCTGCCAGAGGAGGGCTTCCCCACTTCGCTTCAAGTTCTAA
- the LOC109771437 gene encoding phytochrome-associated serine/threonine-protein phosphatase encodes MDLDLWIVKVKEGQHLAEHELQSLCEYVKEILIEESNVQPVNSPVTVCGDIHGQFHDLMKLFATGGHVPDTNYIFMGDFVDRGFNSLEVFTILLLLKARYPGHITLLRGNHESRQLTQVYGFYDECQRKYGNANAWRYCTDVFDYLTLSAIINGTVLCVHGGLSPDVRTVDQMRTIDRNCEIPHEGPFCDLMWSDPEEIETWGVSPRGAGWLFGSRVTTEFNHVNNLELVCRAHQLVQEGLKYMFPDKGLVTVWSAPNYCYRCGNVASILSFSETMERDVKIFTETDENNQMRGPRSAVPYFL; translated from the exons ATGGATTTGGATCTGTGGATCGTCAAGGTCAAGGAGGGGCAGCACCTCGCCGAGCACGAGCTCCAGTCCCTCTGCGAATAC GTGAAGGAGATCCTCATCGAGGAGTCCAACGTGCAGCCGGTCAACAGCCCCGTGACGGTGTGCGGCGACATCCACGGCCAGTTCCACGACCTCATGAAGCTCTTCGCCACCGGCGGCCATGTCCCCGACACCAACTACATATTCATG GGCGACTTTGTGGACCGCGGGTTCAACAGCCTTGAAGTCTTCACCATTCTTCTGCTTCTAAAAGCTAG GTATCCTGGCCACATAACCCTTCTGCGTGGGAACCATGAAAGCAGACAGTTGACACAG GTGTATGGCTTTTATGATGAGTGTCAGAGGAAGTATGGGAATGCGAATGCATGGCGGTATTGCACTGATGTTTTTGATTACCTTACTCTTTCAGCAATCATTAATGGCACA GTCCTCTGTGTTCATGGTGGGCTTTCACCTGATGTACGCACAGTTGATCAG ATGCGGACAATTGATCGCAACTGCGAAATTCCTCATGAAGGACCTTTTTGTGATCTAATGTGGAGTGACCCAGAAGAGATAGAGACATGGGGTGTTAGTCCCCGTGGAGCAGGTTGGCTTTTTGGATCACGGGTGACAACCGAG TTTAACCATGTTAACAATCTTGAGTTAGTTTGTCGGGCTCATCAACTAGTCCAGGAAGGCCTAAAGTACATGTTCCCAGACAAGGGTCTTGTAACT GTGTGGTCTGCACCTAATTATTGTTACAGATGTGGGAATGTTGCTTCTATACTAAGCTTCAGCGAAACTATG GAAAGGGATGTCAAGATCTTCACAGAGACGGATGAGAACAACCAGATGCGAGGGCCGAGAAGTGCGGTCCCGTATTTCCTTTGA
- the LOC109771435 gene encoding uncharacterized protein: MARDGASAERRRVALRVLLARGEGSSSSSPPPRGPEEEARRGKQQWLALRLRDLGCASAAASRAHAPVPASASVRPAPAAEEEEEEEEEDWRETRRQRRRRRRARERRAAGGGGLAGAGVAPAGDVWCTCTPGIPFAAEASSVDCVVARHHTAAPGRRGDGERRHRERTAEQRARRVTMREHISSSFMDSPPRFHMPFHDADLLHSGRHRHAHPYDRTDEEIMMFRTRLLLGRMGMYDQYQDWRLDVDNMNYEELLALEDRIGYVSTGLREDEIVRGLRVGKHPPFDRKHFSTETERSCSICQEEFEASEEIGRLSCGHGYHVDCIKQWLSRKNACPLCKVAVSKP; encoded by the exons ATGGCCCGCGACGGCGCGTCGGCGGAGCGGCGCCGGGTGGCGCTGCGGGTCCTGCTCGCCCGCGGCGAGGGGTCCTCCTCGTCCTCTCCCCCGCCGCGGGGGCccgaggaggaggcgcggcggGGCAAGCAGCAGTGGCTCGCGCTGCGCCTGCGCGACCTCGGCTGCGCGTCCGCCGCCGCGTCCCGGGCCCACGCGCCCGTCCCCGCCTCGGCCTCCGTGCGCCCGGCCCcggcagcggaggaggaggaggaggaagaggaggaggactgGCGCGAGactcggcggcagcggcggcgaagGCGGAGGGCTAGGGAGAGGAGGGCCGCGGGTGGCGGAGGCCTCGCGGGGGCGGGCGTCGCGCCTGCTGGGGACGTGTGGTGCACCTGCACCCCGGGGATTCCGTTCGCCGCCGAGGCGTCGTCCGTGGACTGCGTCGTGGCGCGCCACCACACGGCGGCTCCAGGCCGCCGCGGGGACGGGGAGAGGCGACACAGGGAG AGGACCGCCGAGCAGCGGGCGCGCAGGGTCACCATGCGGGAGCACATATCCTCCTCCTTCATGGACTCGCCGCCGCGCTTCCACATGCCCTTCCACGACGCCGACCTCCTACATTCAGGCCGCCACCGCCACGCCCACCCCTACGACAGGACCGACGAAGAG ATAATGATGTTCCGAACGAGACTACTGTTGGGAAGAATGGGCATGTATGATCAATACCAGGATTGGCGCCTTGACGTCGATAACATGAACTATGAG GAGCTACTCGCGCTCGAGGACAGGATCGGCTACGTAAGCACAGGGCTGCGCGAAGACGAGATCGTTCGCGGCCTTAGGGTGGGCAAACACCCGCCGTTCGACCGCAAGCATTTCTCTACAGAGACGGAGCGGAGCTGCAGCATTTGTCAA GAAGAGTTTGAAGCAAGCGAAGAGATAGGGAGGCTGAGCTGCGGCCACGGCTACCATGTGGACTGCATCAAGCAATGGCTCTCCCGGAAGAACGCCTGCCCACTTTGCAAGGTCGCCGTCTCAAAACCATGA
- the LOC109771445 gene encoding uncharacterized protein has protein sequence MAAMEGGRIRAARGYGGGNESVSVGDGMSIFGQSQSQSIDVRRRGKPRRRATLPKVVKNVSSDVKQVARSGSGTDRLPHRRPAATPEREKEKAKARVDPELFAGKTLEQLVEQADAKQLVEQPKAGSQGPDKERARVVAAAEPELPAVVAKKQLERQGSRRSDLLKGPRANVAGLAADVGGARPMESSGGATYAEVMRELDRVKRELRELQREVKAAREAKAGTAMAEEDAASASTRSPGSVVAHGAKERPGADHEAKEVRVAFELTGAGQSSTRETEEEVTRWTPPSIGLQRGAIMGRQSVSSELEAWLTAASSDDRRLRHGFGHSSDSEITDEGHDSSPSLQAAEAKLDMARAELESAKGESLQFTASMERTRTEAARLAEEIGRLEEQEKKAGAQVRQLEAALRDAKCRLGAVTAADEMAGEILADLEATLRQLEEETEAAEKEKALMEQEGQCVQDDADSVDAEIAAAEQRIRGSIRELEAARASEAAATERLRAAVEGAAMERASMAPRRSGNVTLPRFEYEYLTGRAEVVRAVADKKVAAAEAWVEARRAGEKEMIMRAEAIERELGLELQAVDDESAAEQRRPRDGLQRAHTSRRAAMVKGSSAATSRRKTPPSPSPPPSPLSRHPRAQSLAIRSYLKLVGGKCTRP, from the exons ATGGCGGCGATGGAGGGCGGGAGGATCCGAGCGGCGCGGGGCTACGGCGGCGGCAACGAGTCGGTGTCGGTGGGCGACGGCATGAGCATCTTCGGCCAGAGCCAGAGCCAGAGCATCGACGTGCGGCGCCGCGGGAAGCCCCGGCGGCGAGCCACGCTGCCCAAGGTCGTCAAG AACGTGTCGTCCGATGTCAAGCAGGTGGCGAGGTCCGGCTCCGGCACCGATCGGCTGCCGCACCGGCGTCCGGCCGCCACGCCGGAGAGAGAGAAGGAGAAGGCGAAGGCGCGTGTGGATCCTGAGCTGTTCGCGGGCAAGACGCTGGAGCAGCTCGTGGAGCAGGCCGACGccaagcagctggtggagcagcccAAGGCGGGGTCGCAGGGGCCGGACAAGGAGAGGGCGCGCGTCGTCGCTGCAGCGGAGCCTGAGCTGCCGGCGGTCGTGGCCAAGAAGCAGCTGGAGCGGCAGGGGTCCCGCAGGTCGGACCTCCTCAAAGGACCGCGCGCGAACGTAGCCGGCCTCGCCGCAGACGTCGGTGGCGCTCGGCCGATGGAGTCGAGCGGCGGCGCGACGTACGCCGAGGTGATGCGCGAGCTGGACCGCGTCAAGAGGGAGCTGCGGGAGCTGCAGCGCGAGGTGAAGGCCGCGAGGGAGGCCAAGGCCGGCACGGCCATGGCCGAGGAGGACGCGGCGTCGGCGTCGACGAGGAGCCCTGGTTCGGTCGTCGCCCACGGCGCGAAAGAACGGCCGGGTGCCGACCACGAAGCGAAGGAGGTGCGCGTCGCCTTTGAGCTCACCGGAGCCGGCCAGTCGTCTACCAGGGAGACGGAGGAGGAGGTGACGAGGTGGACCCCGCCGAGCATAGGGCTGCAGAGAGGTGCGATCATGGGCCGTCAGAGCGTGTCGAGCGAGCTCGAGGCGTGGCTAACCGCGGCGAGCTCCGACGACAGACGGCTCCGCCACGGCTTCGGCCACTCGTCGGACTCGGAGATCACCGACGAGGGACACGACAGCTCGCCGTCGCTGCAGGCGGCGGAGGCCAAGCTGGACATGGCGCGGGCGGAGCTCGAGTCCGCCAAAGGAGAGAGCCTCCAGTTCACGGCGTCCATGGAGCGCACGCGCACGGAGGCGGCGCGCCTCGCCGAGGAGATCGGCCGGCTGGAGGAGCAGGAGAAGAAGGCCGGCGCGCAGGTGCGGCAGCTGGAGGCCGCGCTGCGCGACGCCAAGTGCCGCCTGGGCGCCGTCACGGCCGCCGACGAGATGGCCGGCGAGATCCTGGCCGACCTGGAGGCGACGCTGCGGCAGCTGGAGGAGGAGACGGAGGCGGCGGAGAAGGAGAAGGCGCTGATGGAGCAGGAGGGCCAGTGCGTCCAGGACGACGCGGACAGCGTGGACGCCGAGATCGCGGCCGCCGAGCAGAGGATCAGGGGCTCGATcagggagctggaggcggcgagGGCGTCGGAGGCCGCGGCGACGGAGAGGCTGAGGGCCGCCGTGGAGGGCGCGGCGATGGAGAGGGCGTCCATGGCGCCGCGGAGGTCCGGGAACGTGACGCTCCCGAGGTTCGAGTACGAGTACCTGACCGGCCGCGCCGAGGTGGTCCGCGCGGTCGCCGACAAGAAGGTGGCCGCGGCGGAGGCGTGGGTGGAGGCGCGGCGGGCCGGCGAGAAGGAGATGATCATGCGCGCCGAGGCGATCGAGAGGGAGCTCGGGCTAGAATTACAGGCCGTGGACGACGAGAGCGCGGCGGAGCAGCGGAGGCCGCGTGACGGCCTGCAGCGCGCGCACACGTCGAGGCGAGCCGCGATGGTGAAAGGCTCATCTGCGGCGACGTCAAGAAGGAAGACGCCACcatcgccgtccccgccgccgtccCCATTGTCGCGGCACCCGCGGGCGCAGTCGCTCGCCATAAGAAGCTACCTGAAGCTCGTCGGCGGGAAATGCACGAGGCCATGA